One segment of Amycolatopsis alba DSM 44262 DNA contains the following:
- a CDS encoding FAD-dependent oxidoreductase, whose protein sequence is MAFAITQTCCSDATCVSVCPVNCIHPTPDEPDFGTTEMLYVDPASCIDCGACADACPVDAIFPADLLTGSLEVYAGINAEYYAGREVVSSADPAPNFHRWSPPTFDRAIPSDFAPPDIAVVGSGPAGMYAVEDLLLHTNARVTLIDRQPVTGGLIRYGVAPDHQATKRIAETFSRLQEHPRLRLTLGTEVGRDVTVDELAGRHDAVVYAVGASSARGLGLDGEDLPGSVAATTVVGWYNGHPDVPANVVDLSAERVVLIGTGNVALDVARILTADPETLTGTTIAPHALECLRTSKIREVVLLARRGPEDAAYTSPELLALAARADVPFIVDDADPRTTAAIDAGTGKAKLLRELGRETVDWTAPPDADRRRIVLRFHSAPTGFIGDTQVRGLRVTGQDGQTEIATGQVVRAVGYRGVPVPGLPFDDDRGTIPNTAGRVEGTAGAYVVGWIKRGPSGGIGANRTCAKETVATLLEDIISGQLPVRTRRSPIAALAARFRG, encoded by the coding sequence ATGGCCTTCGCGATCACCCAGACCTGCTGCAGCGACGCCACCTGCGTGTCGGTCTGCCCGGTCAACTGCATCCATCCGACGCCGGACGAGCCCGATTTCGGCACCACAGAGATGCTCTATGTCGACCCTGCGTCGTGCATCGATTGCGGGGCCTGCGCGGACGCCTGCCCGGTGGACGCGATCTTCCCGGCGGATCTGCTGACCGGATCGCTCGAGGTCTACGCGGGCATCAATGCGGAGTACTACGCGGGCCGCGAGGTCGTGTCCTCGGCGGATCCGGCACCGAACTTCCACCGCTGGAGCCCGCCGACGTTCGACAGGGCCATTCCGAGCGATTTCGCGCCACCGGACATCGCCGTCGTCGGCTCCGGACCGGCCGGTATGTACGCCGTCGAGGACCTGCTCCTGCACACGAACGCGCGGGTCACCCTGATCGACCGGCAGCCGGTCACGGGCGGGCTCATCCGCTACGGCGTCGCCCCGGACCACCAGGCCACGAAACGGATCGCCGAGACGTTCTCGCGGCTCCAGGAGCACCCGCGGCTGCGGCTGACCCTGGGCACCGAGGTCGGCCGGGACGTCACCGTCGACGAACTGGCCGGGCGCCACGACGCCGTCGTCTACGCTGTCGGCGCCTCGTCCGCGCGAGGACTCGGCCTGGACGGCGAGGACCTGCCCGGCAGCGTCGCCGCGACCACCGTGGTCGGCTGGTACAACGGTCACCCGGACGTCCCCGCGAACGTGGTGGACCTGTCCGCGGAACGCGTCGTGCTGATCGGCACCGGCAACGTCGCCCTCGACGTGGCCCGGATCCTCACCGCCGACCCGGAGACTCTGACCGGCACCACGATCGCCCCGCACGCGCTGGAATGCTTGCGCACCAGCAAGATCCGGGAAGTCGTGCTGCTCGCCCGGCGCGGCCCGGAGGATGCCGCCTACACCTCCCCGGAACTGCTCGCGCTCGCCGCGCGCGCCGACGTACCATTCATCGTCGACGACGCCGACCCACGCACGACGGCCGCGATCGACGCGGGCACAGGCAAGGCGAAACTGTTGCGTGAGCTCGGCCGCGAGACCGTCGACTGGACCGCACCGCCGGACGCGGACCGACGCCGCATCGTCCTGCGATTCCATTCCGCACCCACGGGGTTCATCGGGGACACGCAGGTGCGCGGTCTGCGCGTCACGGGCCAGGACGGGCAAACCGAGATCGCCACCGGACAGGTCGTGCGCGCGGTCGGATACCGCGGTGTCCCCGTGCCGGGTCTTCCGTTCGACGACGACCGGGGCACGATCCCGAACACCGCCGGCCGCGTCGAGGGAACCGCCGGCGCCTACGTGGTCGGCTGGATCAAACGCGGTCCCTCGGGCGGGATCGGCGCCAACCGAACGTGCGCGAAGGAGACCGTGGCGACCCTGCTGGAGGACATCATCTCCGGACAGCTTCCCGTTCGGACCCGGCGCTCACCGATCGCCGCGTTGGCCGCGCGATTCCGCGGTTAG